The sequence TCAGAGGCTTCGGAAATTTCAGAAACGATCCCACCAACTTTTTCAGAACCCTTTTCAACTTCTTCGAAGGCCTGATTGGTCCCGGCCACTAATTTAAAACCGGCATTGACCTTTGCCACAGTCCCCTCGATCAGCTCTGCGGTATTCTTAGCGGCTTCCGCCGTTCGCATGGCTAAATTTCTGACCTCCTCGGCAACAACGGAGAATCCCAAGCCGGCATCGCCTGCCCGGGCGGCTTCGACTGCGGCATTCAATGCCAGCAGATTGGTCTGAAAGGCGATTTCATCAATTGTCTTAACAATCTGAAGTTTCCCATTTTTTTACAACGAGGTGCTAAGACAAGCGTTGGGACTGAAGTGTAAATACCTAATAAATACGAATGCTTATAGCAAAAATTTTCCGATTTATAACCTATTGATTTTATTACAAATAATTGGTACCAAATTTTATTAAAAAGCAGATTTTTTTATAAAAATCAGATAGTTATGGTTGATTGCGAGGCCGCGTTATGATATGTTTAGTTTGTCAAAACAAAAACACCTTAACGAAGAAAGGCCTCGCATACTGATACTACACGACATTCTCGGAAAACTCAAAAATGAATTTGCTCATTCACGAAAAGGCGATGAACGCGGAATATGGTTTGTCTACACGCTCCTTGCGATCATCATTCCTTTTGCTTCGTCAAAGACTTCAAACCTGCTTCGATGCCTTAAAAGTCTTTTCGGTTTTACGGGCATTCGAAAGAAACGATACTATACTTTCATGGCATCGCCCAAGATCCCATGGCAACGGCTTTGGCAAAGTCTATGGAAGATGATTCCCGAACCTTTGACAAATGACCGGCTGCTTTTGGCCTTGGACGATTGCATTAATCCCAAGACAGGAACGAAAATCTTTGGATGCGCCAAGGTCTTCGACCATGCTGCCAAACAAAATCAGTCAAAATATCCATG is a genomic window of Desulfobacterales bacterium containing:
- a CDS encoding transposase, with translation MSKQKHLNEERPRILILHDILGKLKNEFAHSRKGDERGIWFVYTLLAIIIPFASSKTSNLLRCLKSLFGFTGIRKKRYYTFMASPKIPWQRLWQSLWKMIPEPLTNDRLLLALDDCINPKTGTKIFGCAKVFDHAAKQNQSKYPWAQNIVAIGLLKIVKGRWACLPLSYSFYLPYEKNHGNYSACLKISILPST